In Thiomicrorhabdus sp., the genomic stretch AATTGAGTAAAGATATGATCGGAGCCCTGCGCTGGCATAGCGAACGCATGTACTGGTTCTACAAAACACCGAAGCTGACCGATTCCTATGCCCGAATTTTGAAAAAACCCTTTCCGGGCGATGCACATGATGCTCTGGCTGATGCTCAAGCAACCGTTGAACTGTTCAACGCCATGCTGCAACTGGGCAAAAAATCGCAGATTCAGGAAAAGAAAAAGCCGGCGGCCAAAAAAGAGCAGATCACCAACAACCTGTTCGCAGCTGCTTTTGCCAACGCCAAACGCAAATAAAGGGAAGCTTTATGAGCAATATCACTTTCAAACAACTTGAGAAAAGCTCGCAGGGCGACCGCTACGACTGGCAGGATCTGAAATCGCAGATCAAATTCGACGCCGATGGACTGATTCCGGCCATCGCCCAGCAATACGACAGCAAAGAAGTGCTGATGATGGCCTGGATGAACGAAAAATCCCTGCAGGAAACCTTGGAAACCGGTCGCGTCTGCTACTGGTCACGCTCGCGGCAAAACTACTGGCGCAAGGGCGAAGAATCCGGGCAAATTCAAACCCTGAAAGAACTGCGTTTTGATTGCGACGGCGATGCCATCTTAGTTCTGGTTGATCAAACCGGCCCCGCCTGCCATACCGGACGGCGCAGCTGTTTTTACACTCTGGTTGACAAGGAACACGCCGAAATTACCAGCGATCCCCTGATTGACCCGGCGACCCTGTATAAGAAATAATCGCATACTCCGGCGTGCGGACTAATTGGTTTCCCGCACGCGTTTCAGAGCCGTCATTTCTCGAACCACCATTGTCGCGAAACTGCCGGCAGGCAGATCAAACACCACTTCAAGCACAGGCAAGGCCGCTTCTGTTTCACTCAACCCCGCCACCGGTTCGCCTTCCAGCCAGCGATACTGCAAATTCTCCGGCCACAGGCGCAATGAACGACGATCCCCTTTCAAACGCCACTGCTGCATGCCGTCAATCCAATCCTGAAACAATCGGGCCGTTTCCTGCTCCAAAACACCGCTTGGCGTCGATGTATCCGAAGCGCCTTCCTCACCATAGAGAGGTCCGGTCGGATGCAGATCCAAATCCGTTACCCTTTGCTCGAGGTCCTCGGAACCATCATCGACAAACCAGCGCTGCGATCCCTGTAATTGCAATTTATCCCCTGCAACCAATCGATTCCAGCTCCCTTCCGAAACCCTTCGACTTAAATACACATTAAACATCCAGGAACGCAACGAAGAAAGGTAAAGACTTTTCTGGTTCGGCGACATCCGAAAACGTTTGCCTGCCAGCATTTTTTGCGCCTGCAACAGGTTTTTTCCAGCATGTCCGAAGCGTTGTTCACCGAAGTAGTTCGGCACGCCCTCGTTTCCGATCTTTTCCAGGCGTTTTTCAATCTCGGCCCGATCGCCTTCGAAAGCACGTAAACGCAAACAGAAACGGTTCCCCTGCAAGGCACCTTTCTGCAATTTTCTCTGATGTCGCTGCATCTTAAGAATACGAACACCCTCTTCCCGGAAGTTTGCCAGATCGGGATCGGGGCGACCGGCCAAGTTCAAACTGAACCATTGTTGCGTTCGCGCATGGCGATCTTTTTGCCCTGCCATGCCGACATTGCGTTTAGAAATTCCGGCCCAATCGGCTAATTTTGTCGCTACCCAGTCACTGTTTTGACCGATTTTTTCCACCCAGCACCAGAGATGTTCACCTTCTCCGCTCAACTCGAAAGCCATTTTCTCTTCGACCTTGAAGTCTTCCGGCAGCCATTTCAGATAAGCCCGGCTTTCGGGCTCGCCCCAGGCAAAACTCAAACGGTCAAAATCAAAGTGACGCCAATCAGCATCCTGCATAAAATATCCTGTCCCCAAAACCGGGCAGACTCGAAAAGTCTGACCCAAAAACAAAAAAGCCCTCGTTGCGAGGACTTAAAAATATGCCGTACCATTCCAGCAGAAACGAGTTACAAATCGCTGAACAACCGTTCGCTGATCGGCAACTCCTTCCCTTCCGGCTTATTGGCGTACACCTGAACCAGCAACTGTTTAATGTTGCCCGGCACGATGAAATCCTTAATCAGCTGCCGAGCATCAACCGGCGAGGACTTGTTTATATACAAGTAGATATTCCGCAGGTGGCAACGGCTGTCCGGTGCGGAGGCCAATGGTCGCAAAACCCCTTCACCGCTCAATTTGAAGTTGTCTTTGGTAACGATCACAACCTTGTGGTAATAGTCCGATCTCAAAGGCTTGTCAAAACAGATTCTCAGCACCCGGTCAAAATTGCCGGATCCTTTATCCAGATCGGTCACTATCGCCGCACTGATCAGCTTGACCGGCTCTTTACTGCAACCGTTAAGCAATAGCGAAAACGATACCAGCACCCCCAGAAAAAACATTTTAAATACAACGGGATATGACACAATGCCCCCTCCTGCGTTTTCATTTTTCAATTCGGGGTGCCGGCCAAAGCCGTTTAGTGACCCGGCTGAATCCCGGCCAACTGCCAGTTCCCCTCGCCTTCAACCAAGCGACGAATGTGCCAGACATCGTTGAAAGCATGCGCTTCGCCGCCATCTTCGGCAATAAAACCGTTAAAACGAACACTGACAACGAAGTAATCGCCATCTTGTGCGGTTTCGACAATCTCGGCATGCAACGTATCAATCTTGGTAGCATGCTCGTTAATTCCCGAACGGTCAAGCTCTGCTTGCAGTTCTGCATACAATTCATCCGTACAGTAATCACTCAGAACCGAAAGATCCCCCTGATCCCAGGCATGTTGCAATACCGCAAAGTGCTGTTTCGCACCCTGCAAGAAGGCGTGTTCGTCAAACCAGCCCGGAATGGTTTCAATACTCACGGCATCCTGACTCGGCATTTCACCCAGCCCGGAACCGATAATCGATCCACCCGAGTGTGGATCATATGCCGGAGTGGTATCACGGAAATATTCATTCGCCGGTTGAGAAGAAACCGGCTGGGTCGGCTGGCGGTAATTTTCGGTGGACAAACGCTCGCTCTGGGATCTGCGCGAAGCAAACACCTTGAACAGAATGAAAGCGATCAGAGCGAACAACAAAATATCCAAAAACTGAATGCCTTCAAAGCCGTCACCAAAAATCATCGCCGCCAGCAGACCACCTGCTACCAACCCGGCAAGCGGCCCCAACCACTTGGAGGCACCACTACTGCGACCAGCCGTCGCCGCGCTGCTGCTGCCTGTCGTCTCGGCGCTTTTTTTCTGCGCCGGGGCCGGTTGTGTTTTCTGGGCGATCGGCTTGGAATACCCGAAACTGCCGCCGCCAAGACGTTTTGCCTGCGCGCTTTGCGACAAGCTGAAAAGTACGAAAAACACACTCAGCAAAAGAGTGAAGCCCGGCGATAATATCTTTTTCACAGAAGTCTCCTTGTGACTTTTTAGATGCTTTTCATCAAAATTAAAGGCAATCGATTGCAAAACCAGCCACGTAAAAATTAAGCCAGAATTAATGAGCAAACATTATGGCATAACCGCTCGGCAAAAACAGTCCCGTACCATGAGACTTCACGATTCCGTCATCCCACGGCAAAGAAAGCCAATCTACCGGCCGGAACGAAGGCAAAATTTCATCCCTTTGTCATTTTGAATTGCTACCATCTCTTTTAATTTGCCAGCTGCCTCACCGTTTCCATGTCGTTTAATCGCTTTCTCTTCCTGTGGGTTCTGATTTTATCGGTCGTTTTGCTGTTCGTCACCCTTCAAACTCAACCGAAATCGGCGCCACCGCCGCCTCTGAAGCTTAATCACTATCTCTGCGATATTAGCGACAGTGCCGCCACGGCCACCTTAAACATTCTTCTGCCCGTTGAAGCGATGGTCGCCCCTCTGGCAAACAATTTCTGCCACTCCAAACTGATCGGCGAAAACTACAACCGGGTCGAGATGACTTGGTTGCCGCGCGATCAATGGCGCCCTCAGGACCTTTTCTCACAAAGCTACCAGGTCATTGCCAGCAGACCGCGGATCATGGAAAGTCTGCTAAAAGACTATCAACTTTATTACCAGCCAGCCATTGCTCTCGGCACCTATTCTATCTATCTGTTTTCCAACAGAGAAAACCCGCAGTTGTCCGCCGAATTCTTCGAATCGGTTCGCTTCGGGATTTTAAAAGACCGTCACAGTCTCAGCAGCTATCAGCTGCCGATCTCGACCATCAAAAAATCGGGTGCCGATCTAAGTCGCGTCACACTGGTGGAATATGAAAGCTACGAAAAACTGATGCAAGCGGTCTACGATCGGCAGATCGACACGGCGTTTCTGGTAGGGATACCGGCATTTCTCCACAAGCTGGCGGATCGTTCGAAAATTCTGATTACCGACTCTGCACCCGCAGGCTACTGGTACTTTTCCAACGCCTTTGCGGAACAGTATTCCAACAGCGCTCTGCAACCGCTGTTCGATCTTTCAGCGCTGACGGCAGGAAAACCGCAATGAAACGCCTGCACTTCTACCCGCTACAATTCGTTCTGCTCAGTTTCACTTTGGTTTTTATGCTCGGCTGGGGCCTCAGTCATCTGCAGATGCAACACCGAATCCAGCAGATTTTTACAGAGACAGTTGAGCCCGAGCTGCTGAAGCTCTCGGTCAATAAACTCTCTCCGACCAGCACCCTGTTAATAGAGGATGCCAAGCGTCATTCCATCGAACGCTTTTATGCCCAGATGGATTTGCATTCACTTTTTGTGGAATCGGCTCAGGTTATTCCCTTGAAAGAAGGCCAGGGGCTTTCTATAAACCTGCACTACCGCTTTGCATCGCTGGCGATGTTTTCCTTTGCGACCACGCTGTTACTGTTTTTCCTCGACCGAATTCTCGGTCGCCCACTACCAGGCTGCAGCAAACGCCTTCAAATCTTCTGCGAACAAAACGCCATTCTGCCGCGCCAATTGCATGCCGTGTTCGGAAAACAGTGTCCGAGCCCACAGCAACAGGCGTTAATTACCATTTTCAGGGAATCAGACATCGGGATTGAAGAGAGTCTCCGCATGGTCAAACAGGCCGAAGTACCGCTAAACAACAAGCAGATTGAATGGCTGAAATTAGCGCTACAACAGGGACAAGCCCCTCAAGAAGCATTCAAAACCGCCACCTCGCCGGATACACTTGGCTTCGACCTGAACGCGGGAAAAATCTATCTGCGCTGCCTGGAGTTTGAATTCAGTCGAACTCCGCTGTTCTATTTGTACTGGTATGCTCGCCGCAAACACCTCGGAGGAGAAAGTGCCGGCTGGGTGCTGAATCCGCATAGAAACCTTACCGATCTCCAGGAAGGCGAAGAACTCGCAGAACTGATGGAAAGCTCCGGCGGCCATTTGCGGGCAATCAACGAACTGCGCAATCAGGGACTCAAAGCCAAAACGCTGGATCAGAATCGCAGCAAAATCAAAGAAGAATTAAACCGACACCTCGGCGAAAAACTGGCAGAAGACTTCCTTTTTCTCAGTCGCCTCGATCCGCGAAGCGGCCGAAAAGAATACCAGATTATTCTCCCGGCAGAACAGATACAGCTCTCTCCCCTCCGCTAAACCTGCCTTGAATCCATAGGGTCGAACGGCTTACATTCAAAAACACTTTTCCGCCTTCAAGCTGACACCTCGCATCTATCCGCATTCCCCTTTTCCGTATTTGACCTATTGCCTCTAGCCTTAAGCACCTGTAAGGGCTTTTTATAGATGTCTCAAACTTTTTAAAGACATCCTTTGTAACCAAGCTGTCACAGCGAAAATTTTAAATAAGCCGCAACGACGCCTTCGCGGCCGAATTACATCCACTTTAATTTCATCCATTTAAAACTAGGGATTTTATTTATGCGCTTAAAGTACTTACCCCTTCTCGCCGCGGCCTTCGCGACACCTTCTTACGCTCTGAACATTGTAATTGCCAACGACGACTCTTATGAAACCGCCAATGTCCAACAGCTGAAACTAAAACTCGAAGAAGCCGGGCACAATGTCTTGCTATCGGTTCCTTGCGCGCATCAAAGCGGCAAAGGCGGCAGCATGGGTTCTTATATGACCAATATGCCGGTTCATAAACTCGAAGCCGGCACGAATGGCATCCTCTCGGTCAACGACGACACTCAAGCCGCCGACGGTTATTGCGTTGGAGACCTGGAAGCCGACAAGGCGACAAAAACATTCCAGGAATTTAAAGACGGGACACCACTTATCGCATCCGCCCACGGCATTTACAAAGCCAATGAAATCTGGGGAACCAACCCTGATCTATTGATTTCCGGACCAAACGAAGGACGCAATGTCGGTTTTGCCGTCTTCATCTCGGGAACTCTGGGCGCCGCGCATCAGGCGATTGTTTCCGGCATTCCGGCAATTGCAATCAGCGCAGGAAGCACTCCTGGCGATGAAGCGGACGCACTGACTTACGCCAAAACCATCGGCAGCATGGCCGTGGACATCGTGGAAAAACTGCAAGCGTCTCGCAAGGACGGCGAAGCACTACTACCGCCTAAAATGGGTTTGAATGTCAATACGCCGGATTTCGGCAAACTGGCTGGTGCCGAATACAAGTTTACCGATGTAAACTGGAATTCAGGCATGGCGATTCAATGGTCTAACCTTGGTGAAGGTTACGGCGGCTACTACGGCTATACCACCGAAATGGGACTTTACGGCTTGAACTTCATGCCGAGTAATCCAACCGGTGACGTCGACCCGAACTCCGAAGCCAATGCCGTTGACGATGGGTACATCGCCATCTCGACCATTGATGCAACTGAAAACGCGATCAAAGCAAAATCCGACCTACAGTAAATATCGCCTGAACAATCTGGTTAAATAAGAGGAATACGCATGAAAAAGATCAGCCTTCTCATGCTGCTTTCCGCTGCGATTTCCAGCGTATCGGGATGCAACAGCTCAGATACGGAAAACAGCATTGAAACCGCCATCGTTCACCATGTTTACTCAGGATACGCCGAAGATAGCGCAGGAAACGCCGGCAGCTATAACGGTGATCATTGGAGACACAAGAAACAATGTCGCCAGCTTGTCCGATTTTGACAATACCTCAAGCAACTACCGGGTTAAAAATATTTCCGAAGAAACCGTTCAATTCGAAGAGATGGAGTGTGAGCAGTCGGCAAACCAGTTACGATGCAATGGCTATACCTTGCAGCCGGTAACCACAGCGCCGATGAGCTTGTCCGATCTGAATGGCACCTATAAAGCAGTCGATTCGGATTCCATTATCTGGAGCCTGCAAGTCACTGACGGCGAGATCGAGCTATCCAATGCACAGAACAGCTGCAAAGCGTCCGGCATCGTTAGCCTGGCCGTCGAGGATTCAATCCCGTTCTTTGAATTAACATCGGAGAATTGTACGACGAATGGTGACTGGTTCGGCTACGGGTTAATGGAAAGCCTGTATGAAGAGATGGACACCATTCAGGTGATCGTCCCCGGTTTCGAAACGGTTTCGACTAACTGGACCAGATGACCCATAGCATAAAAATGGTATAGATAAAAAAGGCGCTTGTGTTTTCTCAAGCGCCTTTTTCTGTATTGACTATTTATGTCACTCTTTCACACAGCGGGAAATCGTATAATCTCTTCCCTGCTTGACCTTTTCGTAATTTCCGAACACTTCGGTGAAATTACGTTTCATATACTGACGTAAACCGTTAATGGTGACCACCACCAACTGTCCGCCGGGCGCCAATTGCCGGTGAATATCATGCAACAGAATACTCAACATCTCTTTACCGACCTTGGCGGGAATATTTGACACCACGGTGGTAAACTGAATCTCTTGCGACACCGCACTCAAAACCGTTAGACAGATAGGCTTTGGCATTTGTTAAACCATTCAATTGTGCGTTTTTATTGGCGTAATCGACGGCCACAAAATCCTTGTCGACCATATGCACTTGCCCGGCCGGCGCATTGGCGGCAATCGCCAGACCGATCGGACCGTAGCCGCAACCGATATCCAGAGCAATTTCATCCTCTTTAATATTCAGGTGCTTTAGAAACAGATCGGTTCCCGAATCGATTTCGCGAGGGCTGAAAATCCCCCAGGTCGTTGCAAATTGCAGGTTTTTACCCATTAGATGGGCGTCGATATGCAAGTCTTTTTTTAAGGTCTCGATGTCGGCCACTTTTTTCGAATTCCAATTATTATTTTTTTAGAAAAGATTCTTCCCATTTTGCGTCAATGTCTTTATCCACAGAACGCTTAAGATGAATTATCATATTGTACCCTTTTAACCGAGCGAATGTTTAAAGCGAATCCTGCCTGATGCATAGTCTGAACGAACGACAATACGAAGCCGTCACCCACATCGATACCCCGGCACTGGTTCTGGCCGGTGCAGGATCGGGAAAAACTCGTGTTATTACCGAAAAAATCGCCTATCTGATACGCCGTTGCGACGTCAAAACCGCATCACATCTACGCCGTGACTTTCACCAACAAGTCCGCCAAAGAGATGAAGGAACGTGTCACCAAGCTGTTGAAGGACGAAAACACCAAAGGGCTGAACGTTTCGACCTTTCACAACCTCGGTTTGAACATTCTGCGCCGCGAATACAAAGCTCTCGGTTACAAAGCCAACTTCACAATTATGGATGCCGCCGACAGTGGACAGATACTGAAAGAGTTGATGCAGAAACAGACACTCGATCCGGAAGTGCTTGACGGCGTACAGTGGGATATTTCCAACTGGAAAAACGGCCATATTTCTCCCGAGCAGGCGATTCAGGAAGCCGAAGATCAGCAGCAACAGGCACGGGCAATTCTCTATCAGGCGTACCAGAAACAGCTGCACGCCTATAACGCCGTCGATTTCGACGATCTGATCGGTCTGCCGGTACGGCCTGTTTCAGGAAAACCCGCAGATTCTCGAGTCCTGGCAAAACCGCGTCCGCTATCTGCTGGTCGACGAGTATCAGGATACCAACGCCTCACAGTATGCGCTGGTGAAATTGCTGGTCGGCGTCCAGGCGCGCTTTACCGTGGTCGGCGACGACGATCAGTCGATTTATGCCTGGCGCGGCGCCCAGCCGGAAAACCTGGCTCTGTTAAAAGAGGACTTCCCGGCGCTGAAACTGATTAAACTGGAACAAAACTACCGCTCCAGCAACCGGATTCTGCAATCGGCCAACCAGCTGATCGCCAACAATCCGCACGTTTTCGAAAAGACTCTGTGGAGTGAAATGGGACTCGGCGATCCGCTGCGCGTTATTGCCTGCGCCAACGAAAACCAGGAAGCCGAGCGCGTAGTGTCGGAAATCATTGTCCACAAATTCAAACACCACACCAAAAACCGCGACTATGCGATTCTGTATCGTGGTAACCATCAGGCCCGCCTGATCGAGCGCGCCCTGCGTGAACAGAACCTGCCGTATGTCATTTCCGGCGGCAAATCGTTTTTCGACCATGCC encodes the following:
- the hisI gene encoding phosphoribosyl-AMP cyclohydrolase, translated to MSNITFKQLEKSSQGDRYDWQDLKSQIKFDADGLIPAIAQQYDSKEVLMMAWMNEKSLQETLETGRVCYWSRSRQNYWRKGEESGQIQTLKELRFDCDGDAILVLVDQTGPACHTGRRSCFYTLVDKEHAEITSDPLIDPATLYKK
- a CDS encoding 5'/3'-nucleotidase SurE, with translation MRLKYLPLLAAAFATPSYALNIVIANDDSYETANVQQLKLKLEEAGHNVLLSVPCAHQSGKGGSMGSYMTNMPVHKLEAGTNGILSVNDDTQAADGYCVGDLEADKATKTFQEFKDGTPLIASAHGIYKANEIWGTNPDLLISGPNEGRNVGFAVFISGTLGAAHQAIVSGIPAIAISAGSTPGDEADALTYAKTIGSMAVDIVEKLQASRKDGEALLPPKMGLNVNTPDFGKLAGAEYKFTDVNWNSGMAIQWSNLGEGYGGYYGYTTEMGLYGLNFMPSNPTGDVDPNSEANAVDDGYIAISTIDATENAIKAKSDLQ
- a CDS encoding tRNA pseudouridine(13) synthase TruD produces the protein MQDADWRHFDFDRLSFAWGEPESRAYLKWLPEDFKVEEKMAFELSGEGEHLWCWVEKIGQNSDWVATKLADWAGISKRNVGMAGQKDRHARTQQWFSLNLAGRPDPDLANFREEGVRILKMQRHQRKLQKGALQGNRFCLRLRAFEGDRAEIEKRLEKIGNEGVPNYFGEQRFGHAGKNLLQAQKMLAGKRFRMSPNQKSLYLSSLRSWMFNVYLSRRVSEGSWNRLVAGDKLQLQGSQRWFVDDGSEDLEQRVTDLDLHPTGPLYGEEGASDTSTPSGVLEQETARLFQDWIDGMQQWRLKGDRRSLRLWPENLQYRWLEGEPVAGLSETEAALPVLEVVFDLPAGSFATMVVREMTALKRVRETN
- a CDS encoding methyltransferase; this translates as MADIETLKKDLHIDAHLMGKNLQFATTWGIFSPREIDSGTDLFLKHLNIKEDEIALDIGCGYGPIGLAIAANAPAGQVHMVDKDFVAVDYANKNAQLNGLTNAKAYLSNGFECGVARDSVYHRGVKYSRQGR
- a CDS encoding TIM44-like domain-containing protein yields the protein MKKILSPGFTLLLSVFFVLFSLSQSAQAKRLGGGSFGYSKPIAQKTQPAPAQKKSAETTGSSSAATAGRSSGASKWLGPLAGLVAGGLLAAMIFGDGFEGIQFLDILLFALIAFILFKVFASRRSQSERLSTENYRQPTQPVSSQPANEYFRDTTPAYDPHSGGSIIGSGLGEMPSQDAVSIETIPGWFDEHAFLQGAKQHFAVLQHAWDQGDLSVLSDYCTDELYAELQAELDRSGINEHATKIDTLHAEIVETAQDGDYFVVSVRFNGFIAEDGGEAHAFNDVWHIRRLVEGEGNWQLAGIQPGH